Genomic segment of Variovorax sp. OAS795:
CGCCAGCACATGGCCGGGCGGTGTCGCGGCCAGGTTGTTGCCGACCAGCTGCACGCCGATGCGCAGCGCAGGCAGGCGGGCGTCGTCGAACGAGCGCAGCCCGCGGGAGGCCGTGGCACCGGTGTCGTGCTGCACGAAGACATAGGTCGAGCGGTAGTAGGGCCGCGTGGTCAGCAGGCGCTCGTCGCCCGCGGGCACGCCGATGACCACGTCGCAGGCATTGGCGCCAAGCGTCTTGCGCACGAAGCCGCGGCGGTCGGGCAGCCACGCGTACTGCAGCGGCAGGCCGAGGTCGTCGGCGAGCAGGCGCGCGATGCGGTTCTCGAAGCCGCTCTGGTCCTCGCGCGAGTAGGGCAGGTTGTCGGGCTCGGCGCAGACGCGCAGTGCCGCGGGCATGCCGGCTGCAACAGGCTCCTGCGCGCACAGCAGCGCGAGCAGGGCGGCGCATGCGGCGCGCGCAAGATCAGTCGGGCAGCTTGAAGACATAGAGCTTGCCGCCCTTGCGCGTGGCCGTGGGCAGGTCCTTCATGGCGTTGGCGAAGCCGAGCGCGGCGGTGCCGTCGCGCGCGTCGAGGTCTCCGGAGACCACCGCGCCGGCCCAGCCCCCGACACCCGAGAGCACGGCCACGTACTGCTTGCCGTCGGGGCCGCGGTAGGACACCGGCTGGCCGATGATCCCGGAGTCGGTCTTGAACTCCCAGCGCACGGCGCCGGTGTGGGCGTCGAGGGCCTTGAACCAGCCGTCCATGGTGCCGTAGAAGACCACGTCGCCGGCGGTGGCGAGCGCGCCGCTCCAGACCGGAAAATTCTCTTCCTTCGACCACCTCGCCTTGCCGGCCACAGGGTCCCATGCGGTGAAGCGGCCGCGGTGGCCGCCCGGTCCGCCGTACATCCGCGCCTCGGTGCCCACATAGGGCGTGCCCGCGATGTAGCTCACCTGGGAAGACTGGCTGTCCTGGCACAGGTTCTGGTGCGGGATGTAGACCAGGCGCGTGCGCGGTGAATAGGCCGAAGGCTGCCAGTCCTTGGCGCCGGGCGAGGCCGGGCAGATCCCGCGGATGGTCTTGCCGACCTTCGGCTCCTTGGTGGGGTCGTAGCGCAGGCGCCCCGTCTTCAGGTCCACGCCGGACGATGTCGTCACCTTCACGAAGGGCTGGGCCGACAGCACCTCGCCGCTCGCGCGATCCATCACGTAGACGTGGCCGTTGCGGTCGGGGTGGACCAGCACCTTGCGCGCCTTGCCGCCCACCTCGGCATCGATCAGGATGTTCTCGTTCACGCCGTCGTAGTCGTGCAGGTCGTGCGGGCTGAACTGGTAGAACCAGACCGCCTCGCCGGTGTCGGGCCGGCGCGCGAAGATGCCGGCGGTCCAGCGGTTGTCGCCGGGGCGCTGTTCGGGATTCCACGGGCCCGGATTGCCGGTGCCGTAGTAGATGAGGTCCAGCCCGGGGTCGTACGAGATCCAGCCCCACACATTGCCGCCGCCGATCTTCCAGGCCCCGGGCGGCCACGAGCTCACCCCCAGGTCCTTGCCGCGGTCCTGCGCATAGAAGGACTTGAACTGCGGGCCGATCAGCACGTCGCTGTCGGGCCCGGTGCTCCATGCGCGCCAGGCGATCTTGCCCGTGGCCGCGTCCAGCGCGGTGAGCCAGCCGCGCACGCCGAACTCGCCGCCGCTGTTGCCCACGAGCACCTTGCCCTTGACCACCAGCGGCGCCATGGTCATGGTTTCGCCGGCGCGGATGTCGCCGAGCTTCGCGCGCCAGAGCTCGGTGCCGCTGGCCGCGTCGACCGCGATCGTCTGGTTGTCCAGGGTGTTGAAGAACACGCGGCCATCGGCATAGGCGGCGCCACGGTTGACCTGGTCGCAGCAGGCCACGCCTTGCGAGCCGGCGTCGGGCTTGGGCTCGAACTTCCACTTGAGCGGCGCGCCGGGCTGGGTGAGGTCGAGCGCGAAGAGCACGTTGGGGTAGGGGCCGACGATGTACATCGTGCCACCGACCACCAGCGGCGCCGCCTCGTGTCCGCGCACCACGCCCGTCGAGAACGTGAAGGCCGGCTGCAGCTTCGAGACGTTGGCGGCCGTGATCTGGGCGAGCGGGCTGAATCGCGTGCTCGCAGGGTCGCCAGCGGCCATCGTCCATTCGCCTTCGCCGGGCGGCGGGGTGTCCGCCGGGGCCGCCGGCTGTGCGAAGGCCATTGCGAACGGCAGGAGGCCGCCGGCCAAGAGGCCGGTCCATCCTGCGCTGTGCTTCTGTGTGTGGTTGTGGCTTCGCATGGACTGTCCGTCCGACAGGGGAGTAGCAGCAACTTAGCTGCGCACGGGCCGGCCGCTGTAGGGCCGCAGGCCGACCGGCCATCGGCCCCCATTGATGAGCGGACCGGGGCGCTTGCCGCTGCTTAGCGGGGCGGCATGGCGCCGGGGGCAGAGTGCGCGGGCGCGTCGCCCTGCAGCAGCCGTGCGGCGGCCGCGAGCGCCACCACCAGGTAGGCGAGTCCGGCCGGCACCCACATGATCAGCCCGCCGAGGCGCTGGTCCTCGAGCAGGTCGAAGCCGAGCGCCGGCGTGCTCGCCCCATAGGCCGGGTACCAGGGCACGGTGGAGAAAGTCAGCAGTGCGCCGAGAGCGCCGGTGTGCACCATGGTCGTGAAGAGATACAGCATGGAACTGCCATGCCCTGCGCGCGAGGCCCCGCCCAGCGGCGGCCACCAGAACAGCAGCGCCGTCACCAGAAAGCTCGCATGCTGCAGGGTGTGCACGCCCGGGCTCTGCAGCGCGGCCTCGAAGAACGGCGGCAGGTGCCAGACCCAGAGCGCGAGCCCGTGCAGGGCCCAGGCGACCGGCGCACAGGTCAGCACGTCCCAGGTGGCCGCCACGGCCGGCAGCCGCACGAAGCGCCCGGCCGGGGCACGCCAGGCCATGGGCAGCGCCCAGGTCCAGACCGCCAGGGGCCGGCCGATCACGAGCAGCGGTGCCGCCAGGATCATGAGCACCTCGTGCTGCACCATGTGCGCGGAAAAAAGATGGCCGCCGAGCGCATCGAGCGGCGAGACCAGCGCCACCACCAGCGCGAGCCAGCCGGCGCCGAAGGACGCGGCGCGCGCCATGCCGAGCCCGCGCCCCGCGCCCGCCTTGCGCCACAGCCGAAACAGGCCGGCCGCGTACAGCAGCAGGCTCGCGCCGAGACAGGCCAGCACCCAGGGCTCGAAGCTCCATCCGATCGCGGCCACGGGCGCGTCCGCGGGCTGCGGTGCATGCGCGCCCGCGAGGGGCGGGGCGAGCAGCAACAGCAGAAGCAGCGCGGCGCGTGCGATGCGCCGCGAGCCGGTCGGCGGCATCACGGGTGGCATGCGCCGTAGTCTGGACTAACTTGGCCGATTCTGCAGCGCGTCGAGAGCGCTCCAGGTTTCAAGGATCAGCGTCTCGATGTCGTGCACCTGGCGGCCCGTCGCCGCGGCCACGCTCTGGCGATAGGGCGGCATGTTCGTGCATTCGAGCACGATGTGCTCGACGGTGGGATCGGCCTCCACCAGGCGCATGGCCGCTTCGACCACGTTGCGCTGCGCTTCGGCGAGGTCCAGCACCGTGTCGTCGTTCAGGATGCGGCGATGGAGCTCGCAGCCGGGGCGCAAGCCCGCCACCGGCGTTCCCTCAGGGACACCCGCGGCTTGCAGAATGCGCGGCGTCAGTGAATGCGCATCGAAAGTGACGATGCCCGGATGGGCGTGGCGCCGCACCTGCAGCAGGCTCGAAGTCACGACCGGCACAGGGACCGCGTCGGACAGCAAGGCCTGGTACGCGGCCAGGAAGCCGCAACTGGTGGTGATCATCGACGCACCGTCGGCGGCGAGCCGGACCGCGGCCTCGATGAAGGGCTGGATCAGCCGCGGGTCGGCCTGCTCGACGATGCGCCGCGGCGACGCGCCTTGGACGGTGGCAAAGCGCACGGGAATGCCGGCGCGCGCGTAAGTCTCGGGATTGCCGACGTCGCCGGGCGGCCGCGGAAAGCGCGTGTCGAGCATCAGCACGCCGAGGAAGCCGCGCGGGGCAGCCGTCATGGCACCACAGGCTCCGGCGCCGTGGCGATGGCGCTCCGGCGGTCGATCTTGCGGCTCAGCACGATGGAGGTCTGCGTCTGGTGGATGCCGTCGAGCTGGCCGAGCTGGTCCAGCAGCACGTCGAGTTTTTCGGGCGTTTCGCAGCGCAGGAAGACCATGTAGTCGAACTGGCCGCTCACGGCCGAGAGCTCTTCCACCTCCGGCAGGCGCTCGAGCGCGCGGATCACCGCCGGCGCGCTTCTCGCGTCGACGCTGATGCCGCAGATCGCGCACACCGCGGCATGCGCGAGCTTCTGTCCGAGGCGCACGCCGTAGCCCGCGACGACGCCATCGCGCTCGAGCCGTGCGATGCGCGCGACCACGGTGGTGCGCGCGATCTTGAGCTTGCGCGCCAGGTTGGCGGCCGGTTCGCGGGCGTTGGCCTGCAGCAGGCTCAACAGGTGGCGGTCGAGATCATCCAGTCGTCCATCCATCGCACGGTCTCCTCGAATTCGAGTGGTTTGACCGGGATGCTAAGGCAGCGCGCGCAGGAACACGCCTCGGCCCTGCCGCGGCGGTGCCCGCGCGGGGCGTTCAGGCTTCGGCGAGCTCCTTGTGCGCGGGGCTGGACGCGCCCACGCCGAGGCCGTGGAAGTAGTGCCCCACGCGCGTCGCAAGAAAAGCCTCGAGCGGCGCCTGCTCCTGCCGCACGAAGCCCGCGCACGGCAGCTTGCCCTGCAGCACCAGTTCGAGCACGCCGACCACGCCGGCTGCCGTGGTGAGCTCGATGGCGGTGCGCGCCTTGCCGCGCAGCGTGGCGCCGAAGACGCGGCCTACGCGGGTTTCCTGCTCGAAACGGCCGCTGCGCAGGCCCGAGGCCGATGCGAACACGATGACAACGTCCTCGCGGCTGTGCGGCACCGCGTGCTCGAGCACCTGGCGCAGCAGGTCGCGCCGCTCGATCAGGCGCAGGTCGTGCAGCAGGAAGTTCATCGCGTCGCGATGGCCCGGATAGCGGATGGTCTTGTAGTCGAGGTTGCGCACCTTGCCGTGCAGCGTCTCGCACAGGGTGCCCAGGCCGCCCGAGGTGTTGAAGGCCTCGAAGGCTTCCGCATCGAGCGTGAAGGTCTCGTGGCCCTCCATCGGCTGTACCGAAACGAGCTGGCCGTTGACGATCGCATCGCAGGCGTTGCAGTACTCGTTGATGACGCCGTCGATGCTCCAGGTGAAGTTGTAGCGCAGGCTGTTGGTGGCATTGCGGGTCAGCGCGCCGACGCGAAGGCGCAGGTCGTAGAGCGCATCGAAGTCGCCCGCGAGATGGCTGCCGAGCATGCCGACCACGCCGGGCGCGAGGCCGCTCTGCGGCATCAGCACCGAGGTGGCCTCGCGAGAGAGCTCGCGGATGGCATGCGTTGCCGCCACGTCTTCCGTGAGGTCGAAGTAGTGCACGCCCAGCCGCGCGGCCTGCGTCGCCACGCGCGCGGCCAGGAAGAAGGGCAGTGCGTTGATGACCACGGTGTGCGATGCGAGTTCGCGCGCCAGCGCGGCATCGTCCTGCACGTCCAGCAGGATCTGCCGCACCAGCGGATCGCCCGACAGCTTGCCCGCGCACTGGTCGGCCAGCGTCACGGGCACGCGGTGGTACTCGGCCACCATGTCGGCCACGGTGCTGCCCACCTTGCCGGCGCCCAGGACCAGGACGTTCTCGAGTTGTAGCTGCTTCGACATTTTTTTCTCCAGCGGGGCAGACGGCCCCGTGAAGAAAAATGTAGAAGCGAAGGCTGGCAGTTGCCAGCGCGCAGAACGTCGAAATCGCCGGTGCTTTCGACGCTTCGACCAAGGTGGCTGACGTTACGACGCAGCGGCGACCGCTCGGCCAGGATGCAGGGGCCGCCTGCTTACTGGCCCTGCGCGCGGAACGCGGCCTCGCCGGCATCCGACACCTCGACCCATGTCTTGTCGGGTGCCGTCTCGGCGGCGTAGTTGTCGTGCCAGTTCCACCACTTGTAGGTCGGCGTCTGAGGATAGCCCGGGGGCGAGTGCTCCCAGACTTCCTGCCGGCCAAGCGGCGTGATGTCCAGGTAGTTCCAGGTGCCGCCCATCTGCTCGTCGCCGCGGTTGTTGACGAAGTAGGTGCGGTACACGCGGTCGCCGTCGCGGTAGAACACGTTGGTGCCGTGCCACTCGTCGACGCCGAAGTCGGCATCGAAGCCGTCCGTGAGGGTGAACCACGGAATCTCCCAACCCATGCGCGCCTTCAGCCGTGCGATGTCCGCCTGCGGCGCCCGCGAGACGAAGACGAGCGTGGTGTCGCGCGCGTTCAGGTGGGCCAGGTGCGCCACCTGGTCGGCCACCATCGAGCAGCCGCGGCAGGCGTGGTCGGGCCAGCCGAACACGCCGGGCTCGAAGAAGGCGCGGTAGACGATCAACTGGCGCCGGCCTTCGAACAGCGCGGGCAGGCTGGCCCTGCCCGCGGGCCCTTCGAAGGCGTACGATTTTTCCACCGCCGTCCACGGCATGCGCCGGCGTTCGGCGGCCAGCGCATCGCGTGCGCGGCTCTGGGCTTTTTCCTTCACAAGCAGTTGCGCATGGGCGGCCTGCCATGCCTCGGCGGACACCACGGGTGGGGTCTGCATGGCGGGCTGGCGGCCGTTCGCTTCGGTATCGGCTAGGGTGCTCATCGCTGGAATCTCCGGGTTGGGCGAAGGCCGGCGCGCGGTTGCGGCGCGCGATGCCATTCGGTGCTTGCTCATCGCTCGTTGCCGAGCCGGGAAAGACAGTTTGATGCGGCAGGCCGAAGACCGGGAGTAACAAGTTTGGCGGGATTGCCGGGGCGCGGATGCCCGCGGCTGGCGACAATCGGCAAGCTATGAAGACCATCTCCTATGGCGTGCTCATCTTCAACGAGCAGGGCCAGCTTCTGCTGGCCCATGCAACGGGACAGAAGCACTGGGACATTCCGAAGGGCGGCGCCGAAGCGGGCGAGTCCGCGCGCGACGCGGCCCTTCGCGAGGTCCAGGAAGAAACCGGCATCGAACTGGACGCGGATTCGCTGCAGGAGCTCGGCCGCATGCCGTACCTGGCGCGCAAGGACCTGCACCTGTTCCGCGTCGTCCTGCACACCCGCGACTGCGACATCGCGGCGTGCCGCTGCACCAGCTTCTTTCCCCACCATGCCTCGGGCGCGATGACACCGGAGGTCGACCAGTTCCGTTGGGTGGACATCGCGGACATCCCGGCCCATGCCGCAAAGTCGATGACCGCGCTGCTGCGCAAGCTGCCCGGTTTCGAGGCCATGCGGCCCGGCACCGCCGGATGAAGAAGCGTGCCCGGGGCGCTGCGCTCTGCTACGATTTGCCCACGGGAACACAGCCTCCCGTTCTTCAAGGTCAGACGGTGTCCCGTCCAAGCGCTGGTGACTCACAACGAAAGCCGTTTCGTGGACACCGCCTTGCCTGACGCACCCTTCGCATCCCTCGCGCCTTCTGCGCGCCTGCCCATCGCCTCGATCAAGGAGGCGCGATGAGTGCCACGCCCTTGTCCCGCCCCGCGAAAGGCCTCGCGCGCCTCTTGCCTGCCGGTGTCGATCCTGCCGCCTTGCCGCTGCTTGCCGCGCGCGGGCTGCGCGCCTTCGGCGACGGGTACATGGCCGTGCTGCTGCCCGCGTACCTGCTTTCGATCGGACTCGGAACGCTCGAGGTCGGGATCGTCAGCACCGCCACGATGCTGGGCTCCGCGCTGGCCACGCTCGCAGTGGGCGCCTGGGGCTATCGGTTCGCGGGCGGACGGCTTCTCCGGGCTGCGGCCTTGCTGATGGCCGCCACGGGCCTTGGCTTTGCGGGCCTTTCGTCGTTCTGGCCCTTGCTGGTCGTCGCGCTGGTCGGCACGCTCAATCCCAGCTCGGGCGACGTCAGCGTGTTTCTTCCGCTCGAGCATGCGCGCCTGGCCGCAGCGGCGCAGGGCCATGCGCGCACGGCGCTGTTCGCGCGCTACAGCCTGCTGGGTGCATTGTGCGCAGCCATCGGCGCGCTGGCCGCTGCCGTGCCCGACTGGCTGGTGCGCCACGGGCTGGCGCGGCCCGACGCGCTGCGCGGCATGTTCGTGGTCTACGCGTTGATCGGGCTCGCCGTCTTCTGGCTCTACCGGAACATGCCGGGCGATGCCGGTGGCGGCCACGCCGGCGCTGTGCCTGTGGCGCCCGCACCGCTCGGGCCATCGCGCCGCGTCGTGGTGCGGCTGGCCGCGCTCTTCAGCGTCGATGCGTTTGCCGGCGGGCTGATGGTCAATTCGCTGATGTCGCTGTGGCTGCTGGAGCGCTTCGGCTTCTCGCTGGCCCAGGCCGGCGTGTTCTTCTTCTGGACCGGCCTGCTCGGCGCGGCTTCGCAGTTGGCCGCACCGGTGGTCGCGCGGCGCATCGGCCTGCTCAACACCATGGTCTTCACCCACCTGCCGGCCAACGTCTGCCTGGTGCTGGCCGCGCTGGCGCCGAACCTGCCGCTCGCGCTCGGCCTGCTGATGGTTCGCAGCGCACTGTCCTCGATGGACGTGCCCACGCGCACTGCCTATGTGATGGCGGTCGTGACGCCGGCCGAACGCAGCGCCGCGGCGAGCTTCACGGCCGTGCCGCGCAGCCTGGCCGCGGCCATCAGCCCGACGCTCAGCGGCGCGCTTTTTGCGGCCGGGTGGATCTCGCTGCCGCTCATTGCCTGCGGACTGCTGAAGATCACCTACGACCTCGCGCTGTGGCGGGCCATGCGGCGGGACAGGATCGATGAGGCGTGAGCTGCGGCAGCCCGGATGCACAGGCGCATCGTCACACCCGCGACCGGCGCGGCGCCCTCGCTGCGCTATACCGCGGACTTGCCCATTGCCCGTGTACGTCCAAGGAAGCTCGAATGAAATATTACCTCTGCAAGTTCTTGCCGCCGCGCGCCGATTTCCTCGCGACGATGACGCCCGCGGAACTCGAGCTGATGAAAGCCCATGGCGCCTTCCTGAACGACCTGCTCGGCAAGGGCGTGGTGGTCGCGCACGGGCCGGTGGACGATCCGGCCGGCGGGTGGGGCCTGTCGCTCTACCAGGTCGGCGACGACGAGGACATGCAGGCCCTGACCTCGCAGGATCCGATGGTGGTGGCCGGCGGCGCACGCTACGAGATCCTCCCCATGCGCCATCTGCGTTCGGCAGGCTGATCCTCTTCGGGTCACGCCTCGGTCCACTTGCGGGACGGGCCGCAACGCTGTAGAACGATGGTGTTAGCCGTCCGATCGCCCGGGGCCATGCCGCCGGGCCGTTCGCAGGTGGAAGGAGGTGAAGCATGTTGGCAGCCGAATGCGCGTGGGTGATCCTGCGCGCCGAGCACGCTCGCACACGGGAGCTGCTGGCCCGGCTCGATGCGGTCTCGAAACCGCATGAGGATGGCCCCTGCATCCACCGGCGCGCCGGCACCGCCATCCGGGTCATCGAGCGGCTCCAGGCCTTCGAGGAAGCGACGCACCGTCCCAAGGGCGTGGTCATGCTCGACATGCTGCGCGGCAGGTCGGACGAGGCCGACGAGCTGCTCGAACAGCTCGACGCGGAGAGCGAGCGCTGCGGCCGCCTGCTCTTGCAAGCCAAGGCGAAGCTCAAGCTTGCAGAGACCGGCGACACCGGTGCGGCCCTGGAGGCCGAGGCCCTGTTGCGGCAGCACCGCCAGGTCATGTACACGCACCTCGACAAGGAAGACACGCTGCTGCACTCGCATACGGCGCTGCTGCTCACGCCGGAAGAATGGGCCAAGGTGGTCTCGTCGATCTCCAAGCAGGTGCGCGCCGCCAAAGATCGCGACCACCGGCGGCCACAGCGCCACGTGCACGCTGCCAAACCCGCGCCCTGAGCCGAGGCCGGAAGGCGCCGCGGCGCACCCCTAGGGGTTTGCCCCGAACCGCCGGTCCGGCGCGGCGGACTGCCGCGCCGCCACTCATCCGGATCTCCGGCGCGGCACCCGTTCCATCCGGGCCCCGCTCCTCGTGAAATCAACGACTTAGCGCGCGTTGCGCGCCACGCGCCGCGTGGCACATCGATTGCTGTGTACCAGGGCTGACCCCTTCGCCCGATGCGGGTTGCGGCCATGACACAGGAGACAAACCGATGAGCACCATGGGTGACCTTGACCCCACGGAAACTGGCGAGTGGATCGACGCGCTGGGCGCGGTCCAGCAACACCGCGGCAGCGAACGTACGAACTTTCTGTTGAACCGCCTCGTCGACGAGGGCCGCCGCGACGGCGTGTACGTGCCGCGTTCGCTGAACACGGCCTACAAGAACACCATCCCGCCGGAGAAGGAAGAAAAGTCCACCGGCAACCGCGAGATCGAGCACCGCCTGCGCTCGATCATCCGCTGGAACGCGATGGCGATCATCCTGCGCGCCAACAAGGACTCGTCGGAGCTCGGCGGCCACATCGCGAGCTTCCAGTCGGCGGCCACGCTCTACGACATCGGCTTCGGCCACTTCTGGCATGCGGCCACCGACACGCACGGCGGCGACCTGCTGTTCATCCAGGGCCACAGCTCGCCCGGCATCTATGCGCGCGCTTTTCTCGAAGGACGCCTGAGCGAGCAGCAGTTGCTCAACTACCGGCAGGAGTCCGACGGCAACGGCATTCCGTCGTACCCGCACCCCTGGCTCATGCCCGACTTCTGGCAGTTCCCCACCGTGTCGATGGGGCTCGGCCCGCTGATGGCGATCTACCAGGCGCGCTTTCTCAAGTACCTGCATGGCCGCGGCCTCGCCGACACGGCGCCGCGCAAGGTCTGGGCCTTCATGGGCGACGGCGAGATGGACGAGCCCGAGTCGCTCGGCGCCATCTCGCTCGCGGGCCGCGAGAGCCTGGACAACCTGGTGTTCGTCATCAACTGCAACCTGCAGCGCCTCGATGGCCCGGTGCGCGGCAACGGCAAGATCGTGCAGGAGCTCGAAAGCGTGTTCCGCGGCGCCGGATGGAACGTCATCAAGGTGCTCTGGGGCAGCGGCTGGGACGCGCTGCTGGCCAAGGACAAGAGCGGCAAGCTCCTGCAGCGCATGGAAGAGTGCGTGGACGGCGAGTACCAGGACTTCAAGAGCAAGAGCGGCGCCTACGTGCGCGAGCATTTCTTCGGCAAGTACGACGAGACCAAGGCGCTGGTCGCCGACATGAGCGACGACGAGATCTGGGGCCTCACGCGCGGCGGCCACGACCCCGAGAAGGTCTTCGCCGCGTATGCCGCGGCCGTCAAGCACAAGGGCCAGCCCACGCTGATCCTGCCCAAGACCGTGAAGGGCTACGGCATGGGCGAATCCGGCGAAGGCCAGATGATCGCGCACCAGGCCAAGAAGATGACGCAGGACGCGCTGCGCGGGTTCCGCGACCGCTTCCAGATCCCGGTGTCGGACGAAGAGCTGCCCAACGTGCCGTTCATCCAGCTGGCCGAGGACAGCCCCGAGATGAAGTACCTGCGCGAGCGCCGCGCGGCGCTCGGCGGCTACCTGCCGCAGCGCCGCCGCAAGTCGACCGCGCTGGAGATTCCGCCGCTTTCCACCTTCGAGCGCCTGCTCAAGGACACCGGCGAGCGCGAGATCTCGACCACCATGGCCTTCGTGCAGATGCTCGGCACGCTGGTGCGCGACAAGCAGATCGGCAAGCACGTGGTGCCCATCGTGCCCGACGAGTCGCGCACCTTCGGCATGGAAGGCATTGTTCCGCCAGCTGGGCATCTGGTCGTCGCTCGGCCAGCTGTACAAGCCGCAGGACGCGGACCAGCTCATGTACTACCGCGAGTCGAAGGACGGGCAGGTGCTGCAGGAAGGCATCAACGAGGGCGGCGCGATGTCCAGCTGGATCGTCGCGGCCACCTCGTACAGCACGAACAACGTGCCGATGATCCCGTTCTACATCTACTACTCGATGTTCGGCCTGCAGCGCGTGGGCGACCTGGCCTGGCTGGCCGGCGACATGCGGGCGCGCGGCTTCCTGCTGGGCGGCACCGCGGGGCGCACCACGCTCAATGGCGAAGGCCTGCAGCACGAGGACGGCCACAGCCACATCCTGGCCGGCACCATTCCCAATTGCGTTTCGTACGACCCGACCTTCGCCTACGAGGTGGTGGCCATCGTGCGCGACGGCATGCGCCGCATGTACGCCGAGCAGGAGGACGTGTACTACTACATCACCCTCATGAACGAGAACTACCCGCACCCTGGCATGCCCGAGGGCAGCGAGGCGGGCATTCTCAAGGGGCTCTACCAGCTCAGTGACGGCGGCAAGACGCCGAAGAAGGGCCACCGCGTGCAGCTCATGGGCAGCGGCACCATCCTGCGCGAGGTGATGTTCGCGGCCGAGCTGCTGAAGGCCGACTTCGGCATTGCCGCCGACGTGTGGAGCGCCACCAGCTACAACGAGCTGCGCCGCGACGGCATGGCCACCGAGCGCTGGAGCCGGCTGCACCCGACCGAGCCCGCGCGCAAGAGCCATGTCGAGAAATGCCTCGAAGGTCACGACGGCCCCGTCATCGCGGCCACCGACTACATGCGCAACTACGCCGACCAGGTGCGCGAGTACGTGCAGGCCGCGGGCCGGCGCTACACCGTGCTGGGCACCGACGGGTTCGGGCGCAGCGACTACCGCCGCAAGCTGCGCCGCTTCTTCGAGGTCGACCGCTGGCATGTGGCCGTGGCCGCGCTCAAGGCGCTGGCCGACGACGGCGTGATCAAGCATGCCGTGGTGGCCGAGGCCATCGCCAAGTACGGGCTCGATGCCGAGCGCGCAGCCCCCTGGACCGTCTGAGGCAGTACCCATGAGCAACGCAATCGACATCAAGGTTCCCGACATCGGCGACTTCAGCGACGTCCCGGTCATCGAGATCTTCGTCAAGCCCGGCGACACGGTGAAGGCCGAGGACCCGCTGGTCTCGCTCGAATCCGACAAGGCGACGATGGAGGTGCCCGCGCCGCGCGGCGGCGTGGTCGAGTCCATCTCGGTGAAGCTGGGCGACAAGGTCAGCGAAGGCAGCGTCATCATGACCTTCAAGGCCGAGGGCGGTGCTGCGGCCCTCGCACCGGTCGAAGCCGCCAAGCCCATCGTGAGCGCCGCGCCCGCGGCCACCAACGCGCCGGCCGGCGTGGCCGAGGTGCGCGTGCCCGACATCGGCGACTTCAAGGACGTGCCGGTCATCGAGATCTTCGTGAAGGTCGGCGACACGGTGAAGGCCGAAGACCCGATC
This window contains:
- a CDS encoding NUDIX hydrolase, giving the protein MKTISYGVLIFNEQGQLLLAHATGQKHWDIPKGGAEAGESARDAALREVQEETGIELDADSLQELGRMPYLARKDLHLFRVVLHTRDCDIAACRCTSFFPHHASGAMTPEVDQFRWVDIADIPAHAAKSMTALLRKLPGFEAMRPGTAG
- a CDS encoding MFS transporter, which gives rise to MSATPLSRPAKGLARLLPAGVDPAALPLLAARGLRAFGDGYMAVLLPAYLLSIGLGTLEVGIVSTATMLGSALATLAVGAWGYRFAGGRLLRAAALLMAATGLGFAGLSSFWPLLVVALVGTLNPSSGDVSVFLPLEHARLAAAAQGHARTALFARYSLLGALCAAIGALAAAVPDWLVRHGLARPDALRGMFVVYALIGLAVFWLYRNMPGDAGGGHAGAVPVAPAPLGPSRRVVVRLAALFSVDAFAGGLMVNSLMSLWLLERFGFSLAQAGVFFFWTGLLGAASQLAAPVVARRIGLLNTMVFTHLPANVCLVLAALAPNLPLALGLLMVRSALSSMDVPTRTAYVMAVVTPAERSAAASFTAVPRSLAAAISPTLSGALFAAGWISLPLIACGLLKITYDLALWRAMRRDRIDEA
- a CDS encoding YciI family protein, which codes for MKYYLCKFLPPRADFLATMTPAELELMKAHGAFLNDLLGKGVVVAHGPVDDPAGGWGLSLYQVGDDEDMQALTSQDPMVVAGGARYEILPMRHLRSAG
- a CDS encoding hemerythrin domain-containing protein translates to MLAAECAWVILRAEHARTRELLARLDAVSKPHEDGPCIHRRAGTAIRVIERLQAFEEATHRPKGVVMLDMLRGRSDEADELLEQLDAESERCGRLLLQAKAKLKLAETGDTGAALEAEALLRQHRQVMYTHLDKEDTLLHSHTALLLTPEEWAKVVSSISKQVRAAKDRDHRRPQRHVHAAKPAP